A genomic region of Candidatus Pseudomonas phytovorans contains the following coding sequences:
- a CDS encoding extracellular solute-binding protein, which yields MKRHVLAVLALAICASQVQAEQPVLRLYNWADYFAEDTLKQFTAETGIQVIYDVMDGSEVLEAKLMSGRSGYDLVFPGDTVAERLMRAGSLQPLDHSRLEALDDIEPGLRKLHAQYPKASQATVPYTWGTIGLTVNAEKVRQRMPDAPLDNLDLLFKPELAAKFADCGISVIDSPDEVLAVVLNYLGREPRSAKREDLAAASELLKAIRPYVRKFQSQPVTELVNENLCVSLGYSGDVIQAQRTAEAAGKHLDFQYRVPRQGTTVWMDTMAIPADAKHPEYAYRFINFVMRPANMAAISNFTGYPTASAKARQAVDPRMRDNPDIYLDEATYARLIPGRDIPQADMRARMRVWTRFKTAQD from the coding sequence ATGAAACGCCACGTTCTAGCCGTATTGGCACTGGCCATTTGCGCCAGCCAGGTCCAGGCCGAGCAGCCCGTTCTGCGCCTGTACAACTGGGCCGACTATTTTGCCGAGGACACCCTGAAGCAGTTCACCGCCGAAACCGGTATCCAGGTGATCTACGACGTGATGGACGGCAGTGAAGTGCTCGAAGCCAAGCTGATGTCCGGGCGCAGTGGCTACGACCTGGTGTTCCCCGGCGACACCGTTGCCGAGCGGCTGATGCGCGCCGGCAGCCTGCAGCCCCTGGACCACAGCCGCCTGGAAGCACTCGACGATATCGAACCCGGCCTGCGAAAACTGCATGCCCAGTACCCCAAGGCCAGCCAGGCGACCGTACCCTACACCTGGGGCACCATCGGCCTGACGGTGAATGCCGAAAAAGTCCGCCAGCGCATGCCCGATGCGCCGCTGGACAACCTTGACCTGCTGTTCAAACCGGAGCTGGCCGCCAAGTTCGCCGACTGCGGTATCTCGGTCATCGACTCGCCCGACGAAGTATTGGCAGTGGTCCTCAATTATCTGGGCCGAGAGCCACGCAGCGCCAAGCGTGAAGACCTGGCCGCCGCAAGCGAACTGCTCAAGGCCATTCGCCCGTATGTGCGCAAGTTCCAGTCGCAGCCGGTGACCGAACTGGTCAACGAGAACCTGTGCGTGTCCCTGGGCTACAGCGGCGACGTGATCCAGGCCCAGCGCACCGCCGAGGCCGCAGGCAAGCACCTGGACTTCCAGTACCGCGTACCCCGCCAAGGCACCACGGTGTGGATGGACACCATGGCCATCCCGGCTGATGCCAAGCACCCGGAATACGCCTATCGTTTCATCAACTTCGTCATGCGCCCGGCGAACATGGCCGCCATCAGCAACTTTACCGGTTACCCCACTGCCAGCGCCAAGGCGCGCCAGGCGGTGGACCCGCGCATGCGCGACAACCCCGATATCTATCTTGACGAAGCGACCTATGCCCGACTGATACCAGGCCGCGATATTCCACAGGCCGACATGCGGGCACGCATGCGCGTGTGGACACGCTTCAAGACTGCACAGGACTGA
- the aguB gene encoding N-carbamoylputrescine amidase, which translates to MSLLRVATTQMPCSWDLPGNLDRAEQLVRQAAAKGAQVILLQELFATPYFCIEQDHQHQALAQPYPDSPILQRFAALAGELGVVLPLSWYERAGNAFFNSLTVADADGRLLGVYRKTHIPNAIGYQEKEYFSPGDTGFKVWDTAFGRLGIGICWDQWFPETARCLALMGAEVLLFPTAIGSEPGCTELDSRDHWQVAMRGHAAANLLPVMAANRVGEEVAASDASLSMRFYGSSFICDHKGAMLTEADRESSGIWLHDLDLAGMRDDRLSWGIYRDRRPEMYATLLTLDGTHPHTLRA; encoded by the coding sequence ATGAGCCTGCTGCGCGTGGCCACCACGCAAATGCCGTGCAGCTGGGACCTGCCCGGCAACCTCGACCGCGCCGAACAGCTGGTGCGCCAGGCCGCTGCAAAGGGCGCGCAGGTGATCTTGCTGCAGGAGCTGTTCGCCACCCCGTACTTTTGCATCGAACAGGACCACCAGCACCAGGCCCTCGCCCAGCCCTACCCCGACAGCCCGATCCTGCAGCGCTTCGCCGCGCTGGCCGGCGAACTGGGCGTGGTGCTGCCGCTGAGCTGGTACGAGCGCGCCGGCAATGCCTTCTTCAACTCGCTGACCGTGGCTGATGCCGACGGCCGCCTGCTCGGTGTGTACCGCAAGACCCATATCCCCAACGCTATCGGCTATCAGGAGAAGGAGTATTTCAGCCCAGGCGACACCGGTTTCAAGGTTTGGGACACCGCGTTTGGCCGCCTGGGTATCGGCATCTGTTGGGACCAGTGGTTTCCCGAAACGGCCCGCTGCCTGGCGCTGATGGGCGCCGAAGTGCTGCTGTTCCCCACCGCCATCGGCTCAGAGCCCGGCTGCACTGAACTGGACTCGCGCGACCATTGGCAGGTAGCCATGCGCGGTCATGCCGCCGCCAACCTGCTGCCGGTGATGGCGGCAAACCGTGTTGGCGAAGAAGTCGCAGCCAGCGACGCCTCGTTGAGCATGCGCTTCTACGGTTCGTCGTTCATCTGCGACCACAAGGGCGCCATGCTTACCGAAGCCGACCGCGAAAGCAGCGGCATCTGGCTGCACGACCTGGACCTCGCGGGCATGCGCGATGACCGCCTGAGCTGGGGCATCTACCGTGATCGTCGCCCGGAAATGTACGCAACGCTGCTGACCCTGGACGGCACGCACCCACACACCCTGAGGGCCTGA
- a CDS encoding agmatine deiminase family protein: protein MHLSLDSGWRMPAEWAHHAATWMVWPHNQALWESGWHVRLADVQQDYARVAAAIARFEPVKMVVDPSAMASARALCGANIELIELAVDDSWCRDSGPTFVCHPQHGLAGLSWRFNAWGGKSQHSLDRSLGRRILDQLGLDGFSTSLCNEGGAIHVDGEGTLITTESVLLNPNRNPGISKAEFEACFARYLGISKTIWLPGDPQYVTGDMTDGHVDGVCAFARPGVLLVDATHDQHSVYAEVVRENRRALELATDAHGRHFELLDLYEASAAVDQDAEVFCASYTNFYIANGAVIMPAYGIAADQDAAAQLAQAFPGREIVPVRIDHIAYGGGGIHCITQQQPQVQP, encoded by the coding sequence ATGCACCTGTCCCTCGACAGCGGCTGGCGTATGCCTGCCGAATGGGCCCACCACGCGGCGACCTGGATGGTCTGGCCGCACAATCAGGCATTGTGGGAAAGCGGCTGGCACGTGCGCCTGGCCGATGTACAGCAGGACTACGCCCGGGTCGCCGCGGCCATCGCCCGCTTCGAGCCGGTTAAAATGGTGGTCGACCCGTCTGCCATGGCCAGCGCCCGCGCCCTCTGCGGCGCCAACATCGAGCTGATCGAACTGGCGGTGGACGACAGCTGGTGCCGTGACAGCGGCCCGACCTTCGTCTGCCACCCGCAGCATGGCCTGGCCGGGCTGAGCTGGCGCTTCAATGCCTGGGGCGGCAAGTCGCAACATAGCCTGGACCGCAGCCTGGGCCGGCGCATCCTCGACCAACTGGGCCTGGACGGTTTCAGCACATCACTGTGCAACGAAGGCGGTGCGATTCATGTCGATGGCGAAGGCACGCTGATCACCACCGAATCGGTGTTGCTCAATCCCAACCGTAACCCTGGCATCAGCAAGGCTGAATTCGAAGCCTGCTTCGCCCGCTACCTGGGCATCAGCAAGACCATCTGGCTACCGGGTGACCCGCAATACGTTACCGGCGACATGACCGACGGCCACGTCGATGGCGTATGCGCCTTCGCCCGCCCCGGTGTATTGCTGGTCGATGCCACCCATGATCAGCACTCGGTGTACGCCGAAGTGGTGCGCGAAAACCGCCGCGCGCTGGAACTGGCCACCGACGCCCACGGCCGCCATTTCGAACTGCTCGACCTGTACGAAGCCAGCGCCGCCGTCGATCAGGACGCCGAGGTGTTCTGTGCGTCCTACACCAACTTCTACATCGCCAACGGCGCGGTCATCATGCCGGCCTATGGCATCGCTGCCGACCAGGACGCTGCTGCACAGCTGGCCCAAGCCTTCCCAGGCCGGGAGATCGTGCCGGTGCGCATTGACCACATTGCCTACGGCGGTGGCGGCATTCATTGCATCACCCAGCAACAGCCGCAGGTGCAGCCATGA
- a CDS encoding LysR substrate-binding domain-containing protein has translation MLKHWPPLNALRGFEAAARLGSFHKAAEALNLTQSAISQQVRSLETYLEQPLFHRSGRSVSLTDAGHDLLSTTQSLLQHLAVGIRRLDQYRKPNQLVVNTSPAFARHWLLPRLADFHQRCPEVDLWLFTSFEVPDMATETIDLAIRDDLSAQAECSFSVLYQDRLYPACHPSLATSAVRTTLHGEREMDWSHWQLEGGEDVGQQGKGLNFSDPGLLLDAASEGLGVALVSQLLARRAMEEGRLQALSVQRVRGPAWACLVHRDSQDDPLARQFLVWLKEALSID, from the coding sequence ATGCTTAAACACTGGCCACCCCTGAATGCCCTGCGCGGCTTCGAGGCTGCGGCGCGGCTGGGCAGCTTCCACAAGGCTGCCGAGGCGCTGAACCTGACCCAGTCGGCCATCAGCCAGCAGGTTCGCAGCCTGGAAACCTACCTGGAGCAGCCGCTGTTCCACCGAAGTGGGCGTAGTGTGAGCCTGACCGATGCCGGGCATGACCTGCTCAGCACCACGCAATCGCTGTTGCAGCACCTGGCCGTTGGCATTCGCCGGCTTGACCAGTACCGCAAGCCCAACCAACTGGTGGTCAATACCAGCCCGGCGTTTGCCAGGCACTGGTTGTTGCCGCGGCTGGCTGACTTTCACCAGCGCTGCCCTGAAGTGGACCTGTGGTTGTTCACCAGTTTCGAGGTGCCGGACATGGCCACCGAAACCATCGACCTGGCCATCCGTGACGACCTCAGTGCCCAGGCTGAGTGCAGCTTCAGCGTGCTTTATCAGGACCGGTTGTACCCGGCTTGCCATCCCTCGCTGGCGACTTCGGCGGTGCGCACTACCTTGCACGGCGAACGGGAGATGGACTGGAGCCACTGGCAGCTGGAAGGTGGCGAAGATGTGGGGCAGCAGGGCAAGGGGCTGAATTTTTCCGACCCAGGGCTGTTGCTGGATGCGGCCAGCGAGGGGCTGGGGGTGGCGCTGGTCAGCCAGTTGCTGGCGCGGCGGGCGATGGAGGAAGGGCGTCTGCAGGCATTGTCAGTGCAGCGGGTGCGGGGGCCGGCGTGGGCTTGCCTGGTGCACCGGGATAGCCAGGATGATCCGCTGGCCCGGCAGTTTCTGGTGTGGCTGAAAGAGGCTCTCTCGATAGATTGA
- a CDS encoding trans-2-enoyl-CoA reductase family protein, producing the protein MAIIHPKVRGFICTTTHPKGCELNVRDQIEATRKLGVREDGPKKVLVIGASSGYGLAARITAAFGFKADTLGVFFEKPGTETKAGTAGWYNSAAFDKFAKAEGLYSKSINGDAFSDEARAKVIELIKNEMGGKVDLVIYSLASPVRKLPQSHEKAGELIRSALKPIGQPYKSTAIDTNKDTIIEASIEPATEQEITDTVTVMGGQDWQLWIDALAGANVLAEGARTVAFSYIGSDITWPIYWHGALGQAKQDLDDTALRLDQKLAGEVKGGANVAVLKSVVTQASSAIPVMPLYLSMVFKIMQEKGVHEGTQDQLDRMYRDRLYRADGAPAEVDEKGRLRLDDWELREDVQDACKALWPTVTTENLFELTDYAGYKKQFLNLFGFERADVDYDKDVATDVKFDCVEL; encoded by the coding sequence TTGGCCATCATTCATCCTAAGGTTCGCGGTTTCATCTGCACCACGACTCACCCGAAGGGCTGCGAGCTCAACGTCCGTGACCAGATCGAAGCCACCCGCAAGCTGGGCGTGCGCGAGGATGGGCCGAAGAAGGTCCTGGTCATCGGTGCTTCCAGCGGCTACGGCCTGGCAGCCCGCATCACTGCGGCGTTCGGTTTCAAGGCCGACACCCTGGGCGTGTTCTTCGAAAAACCAGGCACCGAGACCAAGGCCGGCACTGCAGGCTGGTACAACTCCGCTGCCTTCGACAAGTTTGCCAAGGCCGAGGGCCTGTACAGCAAGTCGATCAACGGTGACGCCTTCTCCGACGAAGCCCGTGCCAAGGTCATCGAGCTGATCAAGAACGAGATGGGTGGCAAGGTTGACCTGGTCATCTACTCGCTGGCCTCGCCTGTGCGCAAACTGCCGCAGAGCCATGAGAAGGCCGGTGAACTGATCCGCTCGGCGCTCAAGCCGATCGGCCAGCCCTACAAGTCGACCGCCATCGACACCAACAAGGACACCATCATCGAGGCCAGCATCGAGCCGGCCACCGAGCAGGAAATTACCGACACTGTTACCGTGATGGGTGGCCAGGACTGGCAGCTGTGGATCGACGCCCTGGCAGGCGCCAACGTGCTGGCCGAAGGCGCCCGTACCGTGGCCTTCAGCTACATCGGCAGCGACATCACCTGGCCGATCTACTGGCACGGTGCATTGGGCCAGGCCAAACAGGACCTGGACGACACGGCCCTGCGCCTGGACCAGAAACTGGCCGGTGAAGTGAAAGGCGGCGCCAACGTGGCCGTGCTGAAATCTGTCGTTACCCAGGCCAGCTCGGCCATTCCAGTGATGCCGCTTTATCTGTCGATGGTCTTCAAGATCATGCAGGAGAAAGGCGTTCACGAAGGCACCCAGGACCAGCTGGACCGCATGTACCGCGACCGCCTGTATCGCGCTGACGGTGCGCCGGCCGAAGTCGACGAGAAGGGCCGCCTGCGCCTGGACGACTGGGAGCTGCGCGAAGACGTGCAGGACGCTTGCAAGGCCCTGTGGCCAACGGTGACTACCGAGAACCTGTTCGAGCTGACCGACTATGCCGGTTACAAGAAGCAGTTCCTCAACCTGTTCGGCTTTGAACGCGCTGACGTCGACTACGACAAAGACGTGGCTACCGATGTGAAGTTCGACTGCGTCGAGCTGTAA
- a CDS encoding alpha/beta fold hydrolase has product MSSLTQPATPFRHTAADGYTLGGFIWRHALPDPQRPLVIINAATSVRCRYYFRFADYLFAQGCDVLTYDYRGIGESRPASLRGFQASWSDWGRLDFEAMLAHAAEHFPGQPVDVVGHSFGGCAVGLAPSAGQIRRVVMVGAQFAYWRDYAADQRWQLFGKWHVLMPLLTRVFGYFPGKRLGWLEDTPAGVVHDWTSRTTRYEHRPSGRALAALPFAQVRAATLAISLTDDPFGTVAATERLLSYLQGARHLRIAPVDISVEEVGHFAFFHDRFRESLWPVALQWLQQGGLEEGVPGALID; this is encoded by the coding sequence ATGAGTAGCCTCACCCAACCCGCCACCCCGTTCCGCCACACCGCAGCCGACGGCTACACCCTCGGCGGCTTCATCTGGCGCCACGCCCTGCCTGACCCCCAGCGCCCGCTGGTGATCATCAACGCTGCCACTTCGGTACGCTGCCGCTATTACTTCCGCTTTGCCGACTACCTGTTCGCTCAGGGCTGTGACGTGCTGACCTACGACTACCGTGGCATCGGCGAATCCCGGCCGGCTTCGTTACGCGGTTTCCAGGCATCGTGGAGCGATTGGGGCCGGCTGGATTTCGAAGCCATGCTGGCACATGCGGCCGAACATTTCCCCGGCCAGCCAGTGGACGTGGTGGGGCACAGTTTCGGCGGTTGTGCAGTAGGCCTGGCACCGTCGGCCGGCCAGATACGCAGGGTAGTGATGGTAGGCGCACAGTTTGCCTACTGGCGCGATTACGCAGCCGACCAGCGCTGGCAACTGTTCGGCAAGTGGCATGTGCTCATGCCGCTGCTTACCCGGGTATTCGGCTACTTCCCAGGTAAACGTCTGGGTTGGCTGGAGGACACGCCGGCCGGCGTGGTGCATGACTGGACCAGCCGTACCACGCGGTATGAACACCGGCCCAGCGGGCGGGCACTGGCGGCGCTACCGTTCGCCCAGGTGCGCGCGGCGACGCTGGCGATCAGCCTGACTGACGACCCATTCGGCACCGTAGCGGCGACAGAGCGATTGCTGAGTTATCTACAGGGTGCTCGGCACCTGCGTATCGCGCCTGTGGATATCTCGGTCGAGGAAGTAGGCCATTTCGCGTTTTTCCATGATCGGTTCCGCGAGAGCCTGTGGCCTGTGGCGTTGCAGTGGTTGCAGCAGGGCGGGTTGGAAGAAGGAGTGCCGGGAGCTCTGATCGATTGA
- a CDS encoding HopJ type III effector protein, with product MTDLNTLRASLASGQHVFADTLAFIADHYSYQPQAFNNGGVENAAGQNEGSCKTLGLAFLEGLSDQEALLAFGEHYRDVVATPEGSDHGNIRALIKHGLAGVEFAAQPLSRKA from the coding sequence GTGACTGATCTGAATACCCTGCGTGCCAGCCTGGCCAGCGGCCAACATGTGTTTGCCGACACCCTGGCATTCATTGCCGACCACTACAGCTACCAGCCGCAAGCTTTCAACAATGGCGGTGTAGAGAATGCAGCCGGGCAGAACGAAGGTTCGTGCAAGACCCTGGGTTTGGCTTTTCTGGAAGGGCTGAGCGACCAGGAAGCGCTGCTGGCCTTTGGCGAGCATTACCGTGATGTGGTGGCCACGCCTGAGGGCAGTGACCATGGCAATATCCGGGCGCTGATCAAGCATGGGCTGGCCGGTGTGGAGTTCGCCGCGCAGCCGCTGTCGCGCAAGGCTTGA
- a CDS encoding DUF1244 domain-containing protein has protein sequence MTPQQQLGLEAAAFRRLVEHLQKRTDVQNIDLMNLSGFCRNCLSKWYKAAADERQLDLSLDDAREAVYGMPYAEWKAQYQKEASADQQAAFEKGKPRD, from the coding sequence ATGACCCCACAGCAACAGCTCGGACTCGAAGCCGCCGCGTTCCGGCGCCTGGTCGAACACCTGCAAAAGCGCACCGATGTACAGAACATCGACCTGATGAACCTGTCCGGTTTCTGCCGCAACTGCCTGTCCAAGTGGTACAAGGCCGCAGCCGACGAGCGCCAGCTCGACCTGAGCCTGGATGACGCCCGCGAAGCCGTGTACGGCATGCCCTACGCCGAGTGGAAAGCCCAATACCAGAAAGAAGCCAGCGCCGACCAGCAAGCGGCGTTTGAAAAAGGAAAACCTCGTGACTGA
- the folM gene encoding dihydromonapterin reductase, whose product MLGGNQRTDKLTAPNMNSPILVTGASQRVGLALALELAQAGHTVVSASRSVQPQTAHPNIVQFQADLCLAADRQALIDYLHNHYDGLRAIIHNASLWLDDGLDNLETMFRLHVEAPYHLNLALGDLLAKVEKADIIHICDETSSRGSKSHIGYAATKAALQNMVLSFAEKYAPKVHVNGILPGLLILKEGGDEAYRQQALKKALLQFEPGAGPLIETVKYLLASQYSTGSQVVINGGRHLKNRMT is encoded by the coding sequence ATGCTGGGCGGCAACCAAAGGACAGACAAGTTGACCGCCCCGAACATGAACAGCCCCATTCTCGTTACTGGAGCCAGCCAGCGCGTCGGGCTGGCCCTGGCCCTTGAACTGGCACAGGCCGGCCATACGGTGGTCAGTGCCAGCCGCAGCGTCCAGCCACAAACGGCCCACCCGAACATTGTGCAGTTTCAGGCCGACCTGTGCCTGGCGGCCGACCGCCAGGCACTGATTGACTATCTGCACAACCATTACGACGGCCTGCGCGCCATCATCCACAACGCCTCGCTGTGGCTCGATGACGGGCTCGACAACCTCGAGACCATGTTCCGCCTGCATGTCGAAGCGCCCTACCACCTCAATCTGGCCCTGGGCGACCTGCTGGCCAAAGTGGAAAAGGCCGACATCATCCACATCTGCGACGAGACCTCTTCACGCGGCAGTAAAAGCCACATTGGCTATGCAGCCACCAAAGCTGCGCTGCAGAACATGGTGCTGTCTTTCGCTGAAAAATATGCGCCCAAGGTGCATGTGAACGGTATCCTGCCCGGGCTGCTGATCCTCAAGGAAGGGGGTGACGAAGCTTACCGCCAGCAGGCCCTGAAAAAGGCCCTGCTGCAGTTCGAACCCGGCGCCGGCCCGCTGATCGAGACGGTCAAGTACCTGCTCGCCAGCCAGTACAGCACCGGCAGCCAGGTGGTCATCAACGGTGGCCGCCACCTGAAGAACCGCATGACCTGA
- a CDS encoding antibiotic biosynthesis monooxygenase has product MSTPPVTLMVSRRAAHGRYQDLLAWLHEGEQLATDFPGYLGSGILAPPRDGDEFQIIFRFGDEPTLHAWEHSASRRAWLQRGNGLFERPKEARVSGIDDWFGTNTVQKPPRWKQAVAIWLAFFPVSLGFNLLFGHWLAPLELMPRVLLSTLALTPLMVYLFIPLSTRLLASWLHASPATAGALRSR; this is encoded by the coding sequence ATGTCTACCCCACCCGTCACCTTGATGGTGTCGCGCCGCGCCGCCCATGGCCGCTACCAGGACCTGCTGGCCTGGCTGCATGAAGGCGAGCAGCTGGCCACCGACTTCCCCGGCTACCTCGGTTCAGGCATCCTCGCCCCGCCCCGCGATGGCGACGAATTCCAGATCATCTTCCGCTTTGGCGACGAACCGACCCTGCATGCCTGGGAGCATTCCGCCTCGCGCCGGGCCTGGCTGCAACGCGGCAACGGCCTGTTCGAGCGCCCCAAAGAGGCGCGCGTCAGTGGCATTGACGACTGGTTTGGCACCAATACGGTGCAAAAACCACCGCGCTGGAAGCAGGCCGTGGCCATCTGGCTGGCGTTCTTCCCGGTCTCGCTGGGGTTCAACCTGTTGTTCGGCCACTGGTTGGCGCCTTTGGAGCTGATGCCTCGGGTACTGCTCAGCACACTGGCCCTGACCCCGCTGATGGTCTACCTGTTCATCCCCCTGTCCACCCGCCTGCTGGCCAGCTGGCTGCACGCCTCACCGGCCACGGCTGGCGCCTTGCGCAGCCGCTGA
- a CDS encoding MerR family transcriptional regulator, which produces MNEQGRNPLIEVGLEQQELFPIREVSRLTGVNAVTLRAWERRYGLIQPTRTDSGHRLYSQADIDEIRRIVGWLERGVAVSKVGSILARSHVLAVQASGATDAWLGWQHQTRQAVQRFDTAGLGRLFDEVFAACTLDQVFAEVFMPVWHDLAASQGGYGQTSEWLFLDQFLRGRVFARLQLAHVPRRRTVLLAALPGHCHELELLVTGLTLGCDEVGVTPLASGQPLQELALVCERLKPDALVLFSHQPPTAELTRRLARLAAVLECPLLLAGEAAEMAQDQLAGSPIACLGAQGSVMRQRLRQFLAGQLDT; this is translated from the coding sequence ATGAACGAACAGGGACGTAATCCGCTGATCGAGGTGGGTCTTGAGCAGCAGGAGCTGTTTCCGATCCGTGAAGTGTCCCGGCTGACGGGCGTCAACGCTGTGACCCTGCGCGCCTGGGAGCGCCGCTACGGGCTGATTCAGCCAACCCGAACCGACAGTGGTCACCGTCTGTACTCCCAGGCCGACATTGATGAAATTCGCCGTATCGTCGGCTGGCTGGAGCGCGGTGTGGCGGTGAGCAAGGTGGGCAGCATCCTCGCTCGCAGCCATGTCCTTGCCGTGCAGGCCAGCGGTGCGACGGACGCCTGGTTGGGCTGGCAGCACCAGACGCGTCAAGCCGTGCAGCGATTTGACACGGCTGGCCTGGGCCGCCTGTTCGACGAGGTGTTTGCCGCCTGTACGCTGGACCAGGTGTTCGCCGAGGTGTTCATGCCGGTTTGGCACGATTTGGCGGCCAGCCAGGGCGGCTATGGGCAGACCAGCGAGTGGCTGTTCCTCGACCAGTTCCTGCGTGGCCGGGTGTTTGCCCGTTTGCAGCTTGCCCACGTACCACGTCGCCGCACGGTGCTGCTGGCCGCGTTGCCGGGGCACTGTCACGAACTGGAGTTGCTGGTGACGGGCCTGACCTTGGGCTGCGACGAGGTTGGCGTGACGCCATTGGCGAGTGGTCAGCCGCTGCAGGAGCTGGCGCTGGTCTGCGAACGTTTGAAACCCGATGCCTTGGTGCTGTTTTCCCACCAGCCACCCACGGCGGAACTTACCCGACGATTGGCGCGCCTGGCTGCAGTGCTGGAATGCCCGTTGTTACTGGCCGGCGAAGCGGCGGAAATGGCACAGGACCAACTGGCAGGCAGCCCGATTGCCTGCCTTGGTGCGCAGGGCAGTGTGATGCGCCAGCGCTTGCGGCAGTTCCTGGCCGGTCAGCTCGATACCTGA
- a CDS encoding PAS domain S-box protein, producing the protein MINAQLLQSMVDASNDGIVVAEQEGDDTILIYVNAAFERLTGYSRDEILYQDCRFLQADDRDQLGRARIRKALAEGRPCREVLRNYRKDGSAFWNELSITPVRLDAEQRTYFIGIQKDVSRQVALERELAELRAGLKTDERA; encoded by the coding sequence ATGATCAACGCGCAATTGCTGCAATCGATGGTCGATGCGTCCAATGACGGGATCGTGGTCGCCGAACAGGAAGGCGACGACACCATTCTGATCTACGTGAACGCCGCCTTCGAACGCCTGACCGGCTACAGCCGTGACGAAATCCTCTACCAGGATTGCCGCTTCCTGCAGGCCGACGACCGTGACCAGCTTGGCCGTGCCCGTATCCGCAAGGCGCTGGCCGAAGGCCGGCCCTGTCGCGAAGTGCTGCGCAACTACCGCAAGGATGGCAGCGCGTTCTGGAACGAGCTGTCGATCACCCCGGTCAGGCTCGACGCTGAACAGCGGACCTATTTCATCGGTATCCAGAAGGACGTCAGCCGCCAGGTTGCACTGGAACGGGAGCTGGCAGAACTGCGCGCTGGTCTGAAAACCGACGAACGCGCCTGA
- a CDS encoding flavodoxin: MKVAIISGSVYGTADEVARHAESLLKAAGLEAWHAARATLQDLEGFAPDALLAVTSTTGMGELPDNFMPLYSSIRDTLPAAWRGLPGAVIALGDSSYGDTYCGGGEQLRELFAELGVREVQPMLRLDASETVTPEADAEPWLAELAAALKA; this comes from the coding sequence ATGAAAGTCGCCATTATTTCCGGATCGGTCTATGGCACCGCCGATGAAGTCGCCCGTCACGCCGAGTCGCTGCTCAAGGCAGCAGGCCTGGAGGCCTGGCATGCGGCGCGTGCCACCTTGCAGGATCTTGAAGGTTTTGCCCCTGACGCCTTGCTGGCCGTGACCTCGACCACCGGCATGGGCGAGCTGCCGGACAACTTCATGCCCTTGTACAGCAGCATCCGTGACACCCTGCCTGCGGCCTGGCGTGGCTTGCCGGGTGCGGTGATTGCGCTGGGTGATTCCAGTTATGGCGACACCTATTGCGGTGGTGGCGAGCAGTTGCGTGAGCTATTTGCTGAGCTGGGCGTGCGGGAAGTGCAGCCAATGCTGCGCCTGGATGCCAGCGAGACAGTGACCCCAGAGGCGGATGCCGAGCCTTGGCTGGCTGAGTTGGCAGCAGCTTTGAAAGCCTGA